Below is a window of Electrophorus electricus isolate fEleEle1 chromosome 1, fEleEle1.pri, whole genome shotgun sequence DNA.
TGCTCAAACAGTGAAATAAGCTGTTAGGCTGCATCTTGCTCTATGTGACTGCTTTCCCAAAGACGAGCGGCACGGAGTGCTGTTGCTAGGTGCTGCTGGACTTGTACATGTAGTGGCAGTGTGTGGGCGTCCCTCTCTTATGCATTATGATTCACTCTTGCTTCACTTACCGAAAGCACTGCTGATATATGTCCGTTAGAATAAGTCTGATGGGCAGTGCcactcagctacacacacacacacacacaaacatactctcacacacactcatacacacacacacacacacacacacacacacacacacacacacaaacatactcacacacacacacacacacacacaaacatactcacacacacacacacacacacacacacaaacacacacaaacatactcacacacacacacacacacgcatacacacacagacacaaacatactcacacacacacacacgcatacacacacacacacacacaaacacacacacacacacacacacaaacacacacacaaacatactcacacacacacacacacacacaaacacaaacatactcacacacacaaacacaaacatactcacacacacacacacacacacacacacaagtatactcacacacacacacaaacatactcacacacacacacacaagcatactcacacacacacacacacacaaacatactcacacacacaatacacacacacacacacacaatacacacacacacacacacacagacacacacacaaacatactcacacacacacacaaacacagacacacacaaacacacacacacacaaacaccgacacacacacacacacacaaacatacacacacacacacgcatacacacacacacacaagcatacacacaaaaaagcattcaacatactcacacacacacacacacacagacacagacacacacacacacacaaacatactcacacacacacacacaaacacagacacacacacacaaacacacacaagcatacacacaaaaaagcattcAACCATGAaatcacacccacagacacaaacacagacatatgcatgcatgcacacacacacacacacacacacacacacacacatatacacactcacacacacaaagacacacacaaacatactcacacacacacaaacacagacacacacacacacacacacacacacaaacacagacacacacacaaacacaaacatactcacacacacacacaaacacacacacacacaaacacacgcacaaacatactcacacacacacacacacacaaacacagacacacacacacaaacacacacacacagaaacacagacacacacacacacacaaacatactcacacacacacacacacacacagaaacacagacacacacacacacaaacatactcacacacacacaaacacagacacacacacacacacaaacacacacaagcatacacacaaaaaagcattcAACCATGaaatcacacccacacacacaaacacatacatatgcatgcacacacacacacacacacaaaaaaaagcattcaaCCATGAaatcacacccacagacacaaacacagacatatgcatgcatgcacacacacacacacacatacacacacacacacgcatatacacgaAAAAGCATTCAACCATGAaatcacacccacagacacaaacacagacatatgcatgcatgcacacacacacacatacacacacacacacgcatacacacaaaaaagcattcAACCATGAAatcacacccacaaacacaaacacagacatatgcatgcatgcacaaacacacacacacacacacacacacacgcatacacacacacaaacacacacacacacacacacacacacacaaacacacacacacacacacaacacacacacacacacacacacacacacacactcacacacacgcatacacacaaaaaagcattcAACCATGAaatcacacccacagacacaaacacagacatatgcatgcatgcaaacacacacacacacacacacatacgaacacagatatgcacatacatacatacactcactcatgcaaacacacacacgcacacactcatgcaaacacacacacgcacacactcatgcaaacacacacaaaaaagcattcAAGGATGAAATAATTTCCAAAAGGACATAACTTCTGCGAGAATGGAAAGTCTGCCTCGTCATCACTGTCTGTTCCACTTGTGATACAACCTGCGTTTTCATGTCTGATCCTGATGGTGGCAGCAGAGTGCCTCTGGGAAGCTCGAGACCCTTCAGCATCCCCAGATTTACTAACGATGTAATATATTCAAGCTACAATTACGGTATCTGCTGAACGCCATATATAATTAGGTAGTTACACACGTGATATAATCACATATTATTATACAAATTGCATAGTAAAGAACACTATTGGAACTAAATTTCAATACTTattaatgatcttttttttggtATCGCAGCTTCCAGGAAATCACAAACACCAGATTTGAGACTGTAGCAAAGGAGGTCACCTGAACTAGAGCATCTACATGTAGAAATCAGATTTACAACTGCTCAGGCCCGTCCCTTGATATAATGTGATACTGAGCCGAGGGTGAACAGGCCTCACACTTCCCCAGGTGCTCTCGTCGCGTGAGAGAGCCGAGCAGCCCCAGCCGTTGACGTACACAGAAGGCTGGCGGTTTATGGGGGTTTCTGAAGTCATGGAACGGGACGGCTGATTTATCTCACATAGACAGGcccgctgtctgtctgtctgccaggCCTTTTCCACAGTTGTGCGGGGAGACATATAACGAGGGCAGATACCGTGGCCCAGAGCTTCAGATGACCGAGGTTCTCTTACCTTTGACTGCCTTCAGTGGTCTTTGACCGGTTCATCCGCTGAAATGTAGGTATTATGAGTTATTTTTTTGCACCTGACATAGATTTCTTCAATTCTTCAAATGTCTTTAATATGACTCGTTGAAATGAGGGTAATATTTTgtgaaacagacaaaaaaaaaaaggaactgaaGACGGTAGTTACTGGAGGATTGAAACAAGTCACTGATACCACGCAAAGACTTGTAGCTTTTTGGGGTGTTCACAGAACCACCACTAGAGGGGGTGTTCACAGAATCACCACGTCCGCAGTATGTTTTATTGGTTCCCAGTATATATTGTAAATGAAGAATGTGGAGCTTCTGAGGTCAGGCCACTTGGCCTCAGACTGAAGATCcttctgcttttatttatttaaaccagATTGGCTTTTCTTAGACGTTTCCTGTGGTGCGCTGACGGTCTTTTGTCTCGTGGACGTTTGATGATTTCACGCTGTGATTCATACATATGATGCTTCGTTTGATGGAAGCGCATTCCAGACCTGAAGGATGAGTCTCTATTTCCCATTTCCTGCCGCACACATCATCAGTGATCTGGGATTTATCATCTTACGCCGTGTGTTTTACTCCGTTTTCATGTTGCATTCATAGGCATAATTCAAAGCCATGGAACCAAGTTAAAATACAGGCCGACCATGCAATCAAAGTAGCTGGACAGATTCTATAAACTTTTTCccctctttcattcattttcgtTTTTACATAGTTTATTTTGACCCGATTAAGTTACACGATTAAGTTGATGTTACGATGCTTTCAGAAGTCGTTCAGATCTGTTCAGCCCGTTCGATGAAAAGCTAATCAAAGCTGGCCCTTGGAGGCTAGTGCTGAAGTGGACAGCTCCTAACAGCGACCGTAGCGCATCGCTGCCCTCACGGCAGAGCAACTACACACATCCAGCCGTGGGATTTACAAATAAGTTCACGCGGGGTTCCATTCACCTCGTTGCCACGTTACATAAGTAATGGCTGGGGCCTCGCGCTTGCAGCGTGACGATAGGACGGGTCTGCTTACGGCGCGAGTGCTGTCGCGTGCGCAGGTGCGGCTCGACTTTGCCAGTTTGCTGTGAGTCACAAATCCGTGTTTACATCTCTGTCAGCTAGTGCAGAGCAGCGCGCTGTAACAGTCGGAGCAAACCGGTCATATTTGCTCACGGTGCCTCGGGAGCCTTCGCGAGGAAGACAAACATTTGAACTTGCACGTGTCACAGCACTGTTAAAACACCGGGTAGTCATTTTTGTCAAATAGTAGGCTACGTGCTTCACTTGTCTAAATGAACCTGGACTGTTACGAAACTGAAAACAACCTGAAATAAACTGGAAatattaaatcaataaataaaaaaaaaaacctcgaTGGTGATTAGAATACTTTTAATAATTTCTCTAATTTAGTCAGATTTCATCCGGTTTTGATTCTTACACTAAAGAGAGTAAACTCTGTTATCGTTTCTCAAGGCTGAAGGGAATCTATAAGGAACACGAAGTTCTGCTTAAAACATCCTGCTTCGTCAGCGATGGTTTGGCCCCGCGCCGCACGTGGTCCCAGTTTAAAGGTGTTAGGGCGTTATAAAAGTGTCATCGCGAGCACTAAAATACGGCGCAGCTCACCTTTGATCTCACACGAGTCAGAGCTGGACCTAACGGCTTAGTCAGGACTACACTCCATTTCCCTGAAAGGTGCAGAACTCGACTGAGCCCGTGTGCTGACGGCGGCGAACTTTTGGCGGACGGGATACCAGTTCCAAGTTTCtacatgtttttaaacagcCCCGAGTCAGCATGAATgaaaatccatttcattttcagtgaacTTACACGTGTAAGTTTATCATGGTTAAATGTGATTCGTCTTGAATAAATGTAAAgctataatacaaaaataacattacggcacattttaaataactacttataaataaataaacaactaaataatacataaacGCTTGTATAATAATTTTAAGGGCCATGgaaatatatgtttgtttggtttgttttggtaaTTATACAAATCATgatgatttaaataaatcattGCGATACTAATTCTCTACAGATCTTATCAAGCCTATTCCTCACGGCATGGTGTGAGAGGTAGTGTAACCTGAGACAAAGTGAGAGTCGACCAATCAGAGAGCCTATGCAAGTTTCAGCGCTCGCATACGGATAAAAAGTCGGAGAGTCGGACTATGCACAACACCACGGAGACTACATTTTGTTATGATCCAGCCcctctttcttgttttttcattAAGCCACGAAACTAGGGCTTCCACATAAATGGTACATGCTGCATGTCTGTGAAATCTTACACAACCGAAATGGAGGAATCCATGCACTACCCTCTGTCACCAGTGGATAGTGCAGTGACCAGCGAGGAAGACTCCGAACGTCTGAACAGAAActtggagaggaagaaaagaataGTGACTAGTGATCGCAGTCCATTGTCGGTTAAACGGAGCAGAAAGTCCAGTCCTGTTAGCAGCCAGTCCTACGAAGAACTGCAAAACCAGAGAGTGATAGCAAACGTACGGGAAAGACAAAGAACTCAGTCACTCAACGAAGCCTTTGCGTCTTTGCGAAAAATTATCCCAACTTTGCCCTCTGACAAGCTGAGTAAGATCCAAACTCTAAAGCTCGCCTCCAGGTACATCGATTTTCTCTACCAAGTACTTCAGAGCGACGACATGGACAGCAAGATGACGAGTTGCAGCTACGTTGCGCACGAGCGACTGAGCTACGCATTTTCCGTGTGGAGATTGGAGGGCGCGTGCTCTATGGCCTCGTCTAACTAACGTCGAACAGTGGCAGATGGGCATGAATGACACGACCGTCACAGAAGACGACATCTCCTCCTTGGCGTATTCGGGGAGTGCAAACGTATGTTAGGTGAGAAGTGTCTCGTGAATGGAGACGATGAAGGCGCAGATGCGTAATTACGCACGTCACGGTGCGAGCACAGCTTGGTGTAAAGGATTTGAATTAAGATCGATTCATGGAAGATGTATTCACTTGATTTTAAAAGCTTCTGATTGTGACTTGAAAGGGAAAAAGTTGTAGCATTAACGAAGTATAATAATTCGTAAAAGCCTCCCCATTACGGAAAGATGTCAAGAGAAACTTAAGCACAGCTGCGTTTCCTTAAATTGGGCACCAAAGGAACCAAGTTCTGCTGACAAGTAACACAAATATTTGGACTTACTTCACAACAAGGCAACTGATGCCTGCTACTGTTTCTTTTATTGGTCATGGGAATACGGACAGCCTAAACAAGGAAACGCTGTAGACcgttttttgtgttgtgtttttttaaggGTTGGACAAAGTTAGCCGATTAACTCATGTCAATCATGTATGTTGTCCCTGTTATTTTGCAGACCAGATTATTTCGCATAGAtcccatttttctttctttaaatctCATTACTtctcatatgtgtgtatatatatatatatatatatatatatatatatatatatatatatatatatatgtgtgtgtgtgtgtgtgtgtgtgtgtgtgtgtgtgtgtgtgtgtgtgtacgtacttTTTTCGGCAATAACTTTACATTTCCAGTAAAATTATTTGGACTTGTGTATATTTATAGAATAGCGTGGTTTATGATAAAATTGTGATTCAAAAGGGACTAttagtgcatttttatttgcagTAATGTTTAAGTGAATAACATGCATTTCTGATCACGTTTTCTGTCCTTTTATGCAATAATCTTTATAATTGAAAACTCATGCTTTACTGTGAAACCAATATCAAAATAGTGATCTGATTGTTTAACCATCTGTGCATTTTGCTCCACTCAGAATGCCTGTTACAATGTCCACGCTAACACCCTGGGTCACAGATCATAATCAACATTTTTCCACTGTGGTTTATCTGACTACATGGAGATTCAGGAACTGGTCTCTTTGGTGGAGACTAACATGGAAATCATACAAGACTAAGGGAGCAAAGGTGAAAGGGAGAATGTTTCAGAGggaatgttttactgtttgtgtgcCAACTTTCCTGCTTAGCATTAAGCGACAATAGTGGAAATTGTCTGCAATGTTGACAGTTTCACTGCATTTAAATAGGTGAATATACTTGAGTGCAATTAAACTAGAAATCATTCAATATAAATTATACTCAGTGTTCTCTCTATGTAAAGATTTACATGAACATTCACCATTAAAATGTTGGTTTGCTTTATATTCATGATATATTTTCTTCCATGTACAAATCTGCTATGAACAGAATGTAAGGTACGTACAGCTGTTTGATGTGAGAAACGTTCCCAAGTGTCTCCAGGCCTGGGTTTCCTTACATGAGGTTAAAGTACATGGTACCAAATGTATACTGTACAAgtaacagcaaaataaaatagaatCCATCGAAccaaacaataattaaaaatatatatattaaaaagcaataaaaagtacaaatggagagatgtagagatcTAATAATACAAATAGTAATGAGTTCAAATTATGGTATGATGCATATTCAGGGAAGAATGACTACAATGTCAGCATGAATGAAGAAACCTAGAAGCTCCAATGGAGAAGGTTTGATGAGTTCATGTTTATGGCAATGACCAAATCCTCTCGAGTCTTTCAGGACAAACACCTGGGGGGACGCGGGACAGGGAGATGGGTCAAAATAAATCAAGCTTGAGCGCAACTCTGGACTTGAAACTAAACATACCTAATTAATTATGCATGCTGTAATACACCTGTTATTACCATTTTCATGCTTAGGGGTCTTAGCAATAAACAAGTGGCTGTTCTGTCTTTGATTGTCCCTTTGTTCTGCTCTGATTGAATGTCTTCGCAGCTGAGGACAAGGAGCTGCATCTGAAACGTCCCACGGCCCCGTTTCTTTAGCGATGTTGTTTCGAGCGTGACATCAGCCGTGGGGTTTTCCTCCAATCGCCTCATAAGTCTTTCGGTCTCTTTcagtcttcctctctctacAATTTTCTGACAGCACAAGAAAAACTTCACAAGATTGTGTTTGAAAACAGCGGCGCCCCAACAATGACGCAAACCCAAATCCAtttgtttccttctttttcatCTCCATTGACTCTAGACGGCATTCTAACTTTGCAGCCGACACTTCGGAGGCGATGCACGTGTCAGTTTTAAACCGTTACTGGGGAATGACGGCTCGCGGGTGTCTGGCGAAGCTACATGTAGTGACTGCGCCATTGCTGGGCTGGTTTTTAAACTTCTCTTCGTGATGGTGAGTTCTTCTGTTTTACTGGCAAGTACTGTCAGAAGCATTTGTAGCACATTAGGAGAAGGAAAGTCATTTTCAGACATTGTAAGGTTTCACTGAGCAGCCTACGTCCCAGTCCAAGCAGACatgctgaaaaatgtttttgtaatcgCTCTGCCTTCCAGCCAGTGCCTCCCTCCATGGGGACGATGGGGTCTGTCCCTCCTTCTTTGACAAAACTGGCTATAGGCGGAATTCCTCAGGCTTAAGGCGGAGTCCTTCACATGTATTCCTAAAATCCACAAGCTTGTGAAAAAGGCACGCACTCGTGGTCAAAACCACGTCACAACTCTAGATATAGTAATGAGACAGTGTGCCATCTTGTGGTGAAAATTATGTCGCTTGTCTGCAGTCCCTGTGCTTCACTGCAAAGGTTGATGAGCAAGgtctgcacaaaaaaaaaaagaatccaaggtttctgtcttttttcttacacctctgctcttctctgtccATAACTCCTCCGACTCTCTCTCGCCCTATAGTTTTAGCTCTCCCCTTCTCTGAATGGGTACACTACTGGCTGTAATTaagcacacacagagtgtgtgctCTACAGACTGTTGGTCAGTTATTGCCACCACCAGAGGTGTCGCCAATAAACATCTCGAGTCTCTGCAACTGGTACGTGCTGCGCAGGGCCTCAGCACGAGGGGGCTGTCTGCGCCTAACGTTTCTGGTCAGGCTTTGTGCCCTGAtgccccctctctctacccGTCAGGGGGCCTAACGCCACCCTCAGCCAGgggagacaaaaagaaacacacagagatcccGAGGACCTCGCCAGCGTAGCAGTTGGACCTGGATCCAGTCTGTCGGGGCTCTTACAGTGGAGGCTCTTCTTCCATAGGCTCATCTTCATTCCTGGAAGAGAAACTGGTTCTGAGCTCGTGCACGACACACTCGTACGCGTTTAGCGTGTTTCATGTTTCAGACGTTCCACACGCACCTTCTCTCCAGCACCGCCACAGAAAGAGATGCCATGGCACTGACGGTCTCACTCTCCTCGGAGTCACAGTGCTGGACTTCACTCTCCTCGGAGTCACAGTGCTGGGCCTCCAGCAGGGAGAGGCGCACCGTGGACATGCACTGCTGAACTGACGTCCAGTACTtacctacacagacacacacacgcacatatacacacatacacacccacccacacaaacacacacgcatgcatgcacatgcacacacacacacacacacacattcatatacacatccatacgcacacacacacacacaaaaacacatgcacgcacatatacatacatgcacaaaaacacatgcatgaatgTCCTCAGTTTTGTTGgctattatacatatattagtacCATATTAATATCATTTAAGCAACTGCCATTGCACTTTGGTGTAATTGCTAGTGAGGGAATTTATAAAGCACTTACTCTGGGTTTCCAGAACTTTCTCCATGGAGCTCACAGCATTTATGTTAGGGGTCTGCTTTAGGAGCTCTGGTGAGAGTGGGTCcagcttcaacacacacacacacacacacacacacacacgcacacgcacacgcgcacacgcacacacgcacacacacacacaattaaacaacaCATCATTGCTTCAGTTCCCACTCAAATGCTGTTGGCTGGGAGTAAACTACATTATCATAACCCACTGGGAGGCTGTGGTACAGCAGTGAATAAAACTGTGGactctctcctcacctccactcaccactcctctcctcccctccactctcctctcctcacctccactcactactcctctcctcccctccactctcctctcctcacctccactcacctctcctcacctccactcacctctccacccctccactctcctcccctcccatctactctcctctcctcccctccactctcctcccctccactcacctctcctcccctccactctcctcccctcccatccactctcctctcctcacctccactcacctctcctcccctccactcacctctcctcacctccactgTCCTggtctctcctccactctccttgtctctccactcctcttctCCACTCTCTTTGTCTCAACTACACTGTCCTTGACTCTCTGTCCTTTGTCCTGcactgtctttgtctctctgtcttttgtctCACCTGCACTGTCCATGTCTCGCCTCCACTCTGCTTGTCTCACCTCCTTTCCCAGAAGGGCAGAAACACAGGCTTCTGAGGCATCACATATGGCTCTGAGGTCATGACCTCCCTCCAGTGCTAGGACCACTCGGCCATCAGCCAAACCCATGAGCTGTTTGGTGAGATAACCAAAACCTGCAGGACGGTCCAAGACAATGACTGTTTAGAAACAGCGGCACAGTATGTCAT
It encodes the following:
- the LOC113583693 gene encoding twist-related protein 2-like, with product MEESMHYPLSPVDSAVTSEEDSERLNRNLERKKRIVTSDRSPLSVKRSRKSSPVSSQSYEELQNQRVIANVRERQRTQSLNEAFASLRKIIPTLPSDKLSKIQTLKLASRYIDFLYQVLQSDDMDSKMTSCSYVAHERLSYAFSVWRLEGACSMASSN